A stretch of the Nitrospirota bacterium genome encodes the following:
- the rplF gene encoding 50S ribosomal protein L6, whose product MSRIGRKPIPVPSGVEVKVDDGVVSVKGPLGKLEWPVTPGIGVSVADGQVLVGRTSDDRKVRALHGLVRAELNNMIVGVTKGYERSLEITGVGYKAQVQGQTVMFNVGYVNPVTFPIPPGIEVKVDKQTLITVRGTDKRKVGQIAANIRAIKPPDVYKQKGIRYAGEVLRKKEGKTGK is encoded by the coding sequence ATGTCACGGATAGGACGAAAGCCGATCCCGGTTCCTTCGGGCGTCGAGGTCAAGGTCGACGACGGAGTGGTGTCGGTGAAGGGGCCGTTGGGGAAATTGGAGTGGCCTGTGACTCCGGGCATCGGCGTGTCGGTTGCCGACGGGCAGGTATTGGTCGGCCGTACGAGCGATGATCGGAAAGTCCGCGCGCTTCATGGGTTGGTCCGGGCTGAATTGAACAACATGATTGTCGGGGTGACCAAGGGTTATGAGCGGTCGTTGGAGATCACCGGTGTCGGCTACAAGGCGCAGGTTCAGGGGCAGACGGTGATGTTTAACGTCGGCTATGTCAACCCTGTCACGTTTCCCATTCCTCCTGGAATCGAGGTGAAGGTCGACAAGCAGACGCTCATCACGGTTCGAGGAACGGATAAGCGCAAGGTCGGTCAGATCGCGGCAAACATTCGCGCGATCAAGCCTCCCGATGTCTACAAGCAAAAGGGCATTCGATACGCCGGCGAAGTGCTGCGCAAGAAGGAAGGCAAGACCGGGAAGTAG
- the rplO gene encoding 50S ribosomal protein L15, with product MKLHELAPPRGAKKRRKRIGRGPGSGHGKTATKGHKGLLARSGGGKRPGFEGGQMPLVRRLPKYGFTNPFRQEYAVVNLKSLAGLGAVDPITPEVLTRAGLIKRKHLPVKILGLGEVGRPMVVQAHRFSKSAEAKIQAAGGRAEVIRSV from the coding sequence ATGAAGCTGCATGAACTGGCTCCGCCTCGCGGAGCGAAAAAGCGTCGGAAGCGGATCGGCCGTGGTCCGGGCTCGGGTCACGGAAAGACCGCGACCAAGGGACACAAGGGATTATTGGCGCGATCCGGCGGAGGCAAACGTCCCGGATTCGAAGGCGGGCAGATGCCGTTGGTTCGCCGATTGCCCAAGTACGGGTTTACGAATCCATTCCGACAGGAATATGCCGTCGTGAACTTAAAATCGCTGGCCGGTCTCGGTGCGGTCGATCCCATCACTCCGGAAGTGCTGACCCGCGCCGGGCTGATCAAACGCAAACATCTGCCGGTCAAGATTCTCGGCCTCGGCGAAGTCGGTCGTCCCATGGTCGTGCAGGCCCACAGGTTCAGCAAATCAGCGGAGGCAAAGATTCAAGCGGCTGGGGGGAGAGCTGAGGTTATCCGCAGTGTTTGA
- a CDS encoding type Z 30S ribosomal protein S14 translates to MARKALKLKAAAKPKFAARAYNRCPLCGRVRGFLRRFQMCRICFRFRSLRGEIPGVRKASW, encoded by the coding sequence GTGGCTCGAAAGGCGTTGAAGTTGAAGGCGGCGGCAAAACCAAAGTTTGCCGCCAGAGCGTACAACCGATGCCCGCTTTGCGGACGGGTGAGAGGATTTCTGCGTCGTTTTCAGATGTGCAGGATCTGCTTCCGCTTTCGAAGCCTGCGCGGAGAAATCCCAGGCGTACGGAAGGCCAGTTGGTAG
- the rpsH gene encoding 30S ribosomal protein S8 → MVTDPIADLLIRIQNGARRRHETVSVPASRLKREILKILQAEGFIRGFEEETVDGHPALRVQLRYLGEDQPMITGMKRISKPGRRVYVGKQGIPKVRNGIGLSIISTSKGLMTDQQSRRTGIGGEVLCSVW, encoded by the coding sequence ATGGTGACCGATCCCATCGCGGATCTCTTGATCAGAATTCAGAACGGCGCGCGACGTCGTCATGAGACGGTGTCCGTCCCGGCGTCGAGGTTAAAGCGCGAAATTCTGAAGATCCTGCAGGCTGAAGGCTTCATTCGTGGTTTCGAGGAGGAGACGGTGGATGGCCATCCGGCCTTGCGCGTGCAGTTGCGGTATCTCGGGGAAGACCAGCCGATGATCACCGGCATGAAGCGGATCAGCAAGCCCGGCAGGCGAGTCTATGTCGGAAAGCAGGGGATTCCCAAGGTTCGGAACGGGATCGGCTTGTCCATCATTTCGACGTCCAAAGGGTTGATGACCGATCAGCAATCCCGGCGGACTGGCATTGGCGGAGAAGTCCTGTGCTCTGTGTGGTAA
- the rpmD gene encoding 50S ribosomal protein L30, with translation MSSSKQVGSSSRGLTITLKRSPIGTPQRHRLVLRGLGLRRLRQSVQHPNTPQVRGMIQKVGYLLDVRPQ, from the coding sequence ATGAGTTCCTCGAAGCAAGTCGGGTCCTCCAGCCGAGGATTGACGATCACGTTGAAACGGAGCCCGATCGGCACGCCTCAGCGCCACCGTTTGGTGCTGCGGGGGCTTGGGCTTCGCAGATTGCGTCAGTCCGTTCAGCATCCTAACACGCCGCAGGTGCGAGGGATGATTCAGAAGGTCGGTTATTTACTGGATGTGCGTCCACAATGA
- the rpsE gene encoding 30S ribosomal protein S5 produces the protein MRVNPEDLSLKDKVVFINRVAKVVKGGKRFNFCALVVVGDGQGWVGVGKGKAAEVPVAISKAVEQAKKHLVQVPLKDGTIPHEVHGLFGGEHVLLKPAAEGTGIIAGGAVRAVVELVGAHNIIAKTLGRGNPFNTVRATLNGLQQLRDPEQVLRLRRAPSSDLDQKASVA, from the coding sequence GTGCGGGTCAATCCTGAAGATCTCAGCCTCAAAGACAAGGTGGTGTTCATCAACCGTGTGGCCAAGGTGGTCAAAGGCGGCAAACGTTTCAATTTCTGTGCGCTCGTGGTGGTCGGGGACGGTCAGGGCTGGGTCGGCGTCGGGAAAGGCAAGGCCGCCGAAGTGCCCGTTGCGATTTCGAAGGCCGTCGAGCAGGCCAAGAAACATCTCGTGCAGGTGCCGTTGAAGGATGGGACCATTCCGCACGAGGTCCACGGCTTGTTCGGCGGAGAGCACGTGTTGCTCAAGCCTGCCGCTGAAGGCACCGGCATCATCGCGGGAGGGGCCGTTCGGGCGGTGGTGGAACTCGTCGGCGCCCACAATATCATCGCCAAGACGCTCGGCCGCGGGAATCCTTTCAACACCGTCCGCGCGACGCTCAACGGTCTGCAGCAGCTCCGGGATCCGGAGCAGGTTCTACGCCTTCGCCGTGCTCCGTCTTCCGACCTTGATCAGAAGGCGAGTGTGGCATGA
- the rplR gene encoding 50S ribosomal protein L18: MIDKKRQLERRKQRVRKRVFGTQERPRLNVFRSRSHIYAQIIDDLKGHTIVSASSLDPALRTSLKSGGTTAAAKAVGKLLAERAKAAKVHAVVFDRGGRLYHGRIKALAEASREGGLKF, encoded by the coding sequence ATGATCGACAAGAAGCGACAGCTCGAGCGCCGCAAGCAGCGCGTGCGCAAGCGGGTGTTCGGCACCCAGGAGCGTCCTCGGCTGAACGTCTTTCGGAGCAGGTCGCACATCTACGCCCAAATCATCGACGATCTCAAAGGTCACACGATCGTCTCCGCGTCGAGCCTCGATCCGGCCCTGAGAACGTCGTTGAAGTCGGGCGGAACGACCGCGGCGGCAAAGGCCGTCGGTAAGCTGTTGGCCGAGCGGGCCAAGGCGGCGAAAGTCCACGCGGTCGTCTTCGACCGGGGCGGCCGGCTCTATCACGGTCGAATCAAGGCCTTGGCGGAAGCGTCGAGAGAAGGCGGGTTGAAGTTTTAA